The following are encoded together in the Poseidonibacter lekithochrous genome:
- a CDS encoding TolC family protein produces MYIKKLFKFTCLSFLASSSLYGLSLKESVQRVLEKNPEVIAEKKNKDAFKYYIDEREGNFYPRIDLDGRVEQSTSDKQYDKTSANSDGSDQEDGYNFGIALNQILYDGDLTPSQVREAEYNNLANKYRTDKNIDDVIFQTINAYTGLVQYRELLGLTQVMIATNEENLAIAKEKEAISGEILETYQVESKLSFVKEKYLEERDIKSSRNSTFKRYVGMESDGKECRPSINELHIPKTLQETVRQAVLNNYEVQEQIERIKAQREKIAQADAAFLPTLNLELKAITDNDLSLNEEGVENQAFGRITLAWNLYNGSGDHAVSKQEDVFLSEQKERLDSITKKVVEEVKVVYQRYKKNKERIEILKKYVYANENIVEVYKSEFESGTRTFVDILDAQTVLYEAEKSLVNREFELYSNYYTLLNSLSTLTKSVLESDVKACIVSQDKKIENKKEMIPKEEDVSDELSALLGDDLANESEKEKIEEAELELDESTEKSPEEDLLADSSMETSSEDEPAFLNTSSENYTINIATTNGLSQAKNYVNERGLDEGSSFTYEFGPEMKSAKVLYGIFTSIKEAKIALSNLPEAIKAGGPYIDNVDKHQKLYAKYH; encoded by the coding sequence ATGTATATTAAAAAACTATTTAAATTTACATGTCTTTCTTTTCTAGCTTCATCTTCGTTATACGGCTTAAGTTTAAAAGAGTCTGTGCAAAGAGTATTAGAAAAGAATCCAGAAGTTATTGCTGAGAAAAAGAATAAAGATGCCTTTAAATATTATATTGATGAAAGAGAAGGAAATTTCTACCCTAGAATTGATTTAGATGGTAGAGTTGAACAAAGTACTTCTGATAAGCAATATGATAAAACATCTGCTAACTCTGATGGCTCAGATCAAGAAGATGGATACAATTTTGGTATTGCTCTTAATCAGATTTTATATGATGGTGATTTAACTCCTAGTCAAGTAAGAGAAGCAGAATACAACAATTTAGCAAACAAATATAGAACAGATAAAAATATTGATGATGTAATTTTTCAAACAATCAATGCATATACAGGATTAGTTCAATATAGAGAACTTCTTGGTTTAACTCAAGTAATGATTGCAACAAATGAAGAAAACTTAGCAATTGCAAAAGAAAAAGAAGCAATAAGTGGTGAAATCCTAGAAACATATCAAGTAGAATCAAAACTTAGTTTTGTAAAAGAAAAATATCTTGAAGAAAGAGATATTAAAAGTTCACGAAACAGCACATTTAAAAGATATGTTGGTATGGAATCTGATGGAAAAGAGTGTAGACCTTCAATTAATGAATTACATATTCCAAAAACATTACAAGAAACAGTTAGACAAGCTGTATTAAATAATTATGAAGTTCAAGAGCAAATCGAAAGAATTAAAGCTCAAAGAGAAAAAATAGCACAAGCTGATGCTGCATTTTTACCTACGTTAAATCTTGAATTAAAAGCTATAACTGATAATGATTTATCATTAAATGAAGAGGGTGTTGAAAATCAAGCCTTTGGTCGAATTACTTTAGCTTGGAATCTTTATAATGGTAGTGGAGATCATGCTGTTTCTAAACAAGAAGATGTTTTCTTATCAGAACAAAAAGAAAGATTAGATTCAATTACTAAAAAAGTTGTTGAAGAAGTAAAAGTAGTTTATCAAAGATACAAAAAAAATAAAGAAAGAATAGAAATTCTAAAAAAATATGTATATGCAAATGAAAATATTGTAGAAGTATATAAAAGTGAATTTGAATCTGGTACTAGAACTTTTGTTGATATCTTAGATGCTCAAACAGTTTTATATGAAGCTGAAAAAAGTTTAGTTAACAGAGAATTTGAATTATACTCAAATTATTATACTTTATTAAATTCATTATCTACTCTTACAAAATCAGTTTTGGAATCAGATGTTAAAGCGTGTATTGTTTCTCAAGATAAAAAAATAGAAAACAAAAAAGAAATGATTCCAAAAGAAGAAGATGTTTCTGATGAATTAAGTGCTTTATTAGGTGATGATTTAGCTAATGAGTCTGAAAAAGAGAAAATTGAAGAAGCTGAACTTGAATTAGATGAAAGTACAGAAAAATCTCCTGAAGAAGATTTACTTGCTGATTCTAGTATGGAAACTTCTAGCGAGGATGAACCAGCATTTTTAAATACATCATCAGAAAACTATACAATTAATATTGCTACAACTAATGGTTTATCTCAAGCTAAAAATTATGTTAATGAAAGAGGCTTAGATGAAGGCTCTTCATTTACTTATGAATTTGGACCTGAAATGAAAAGTGCAAAGGTTCTTTATGGTATATTTACTTCAATAAAAGAAGCAAAAATTGCATTATCAAATTTACCTGAAGCTATAAAAGCAGGTGGACCTTATATCGACAATGTAGATAAACATCAAAAATTATATGCAAAATATCACTAG
- a CDS encoding response regulator transcription factor produces MAENHENQNLSNILKKLTILYIEDEQNIRENVKKVLLLLCENVFDVESVNDAKSILENNRIDIIISDINLPGENGLDFIESIRTVDKIIPVILLSAYTDTKYLLAATKLKLIDYLTKPIDFKILNNALHKCVQDIVDSSRYIISFSKKIQYNVLYKKLYDSQSEIEITLTAKELELLDYLILHSNRIVSQDELKNNIWKDSFDATDSALKNLLNKLRKKIGKESIINISGVGYRLDI; encoded by the coding sequence ATGGCTGAAAATCATGAAAATCAAAATCTTTCTAACATTCTTAAAAAATTAACTATTTTATATATAGAAGATGAACAAAACATCAGAGAAAATGTAAAAAAAGTTTTATTACTTTTATGTGAAAATGTTTTTGATGTAGAAAGTGTAAATGATGCCAAGTCCATACTAGAAAACAATCGTATTGACATTATAATTTCAGATATAAATCTACCAGGAGAAAATGGTTTAGATTTTATTGAAAGTATTAGAACAGTTGATAAGATTATTCCGGTTATTTTACTTAGTGCTTATACTGATACAAAATACCTATTAGCCGCTACTAAACTGAAATTAATTGACTATTTAACAAAACCAATTGACTTTAAAATACTTAATAATGCTTTACATAAATGTGTTCAAGATATTGTTGATAGTTCAAGGTATATAATATCTTTTTCAAAGAAAATTCAATATAACGTTTTATATAAAAAATTATATGATAGTCAATCAGAAATCGAAATTACATTAACTGCAAAAGAGCTAGAATTATTAGACTATTTAATTCTACATAGTAACAGAATTGTTTCTCAAGATGAATTAAAAAACAATATATGGAAAGACTCTTTTGACGCTACAGATTCTGCTTTAAAAAACCTACTAAATAAACTAAGAAAAAAAATTGGTAAAGAATCAATTATTAATATTTCTGGGGTTGGATATCGCTTAGATATTTAA
- the ilvD gene encoding dihydroxy-acid dehydratase, with translation MRSDEIKKGFDRTPHRSLLRATGLQDEDFDKPFIGVANSFIELIPGHFFLDKVSAIIKDEIKKNGCVPFEFNTIGVDDGIAMGHDGMLFSLPSRELIANSIETVMNAHKLDAMIAIPNCDKIVPGMIMGALRVDVPTVFVSGGPMQKGHTKDGVPIDLATAFEAVGQHEAGEMSDEDLKDIECNACPSGGSCSGMFTANSMNTLMEAMGIALPGNGTILALTPEREVLYRQAARRICEIAKDEQAREKFKLRNILNENAVRNAFAVDMAMGGSSNTVLHMLAIAREADVNFNLEDINKISKRVSHIAKISPSLSTVHMEDINKAGGVNAVMKEMSKRGDDILLDNLTIMGESTLEKIADAYIKDTNIIHTIDNPYSDVGGLAILYGNLAEQGAVIKTAGITGARALSGKAVCFDGQAEAIAGIIGGKVTHGDVVVIRYEGPRGGPGMQEMLAPTSLIMGMGMGDTVALITDGRFSGATRGASIGHVSPEAAEGGMIGLLEDGDIINIDVDAYLLSVDLSDEEIAKRKANFTPIKKPLNSKWLGQYRALVTNASSGAVLKTDL, from the coding sequence TTGAGAAGTGATGAAATAAAAAAAGGATTTGATAGAACACCTCATAGGTCACTATTAAGAGCTACAGGTTTACAAGACGAAGATTTTGATAAGCCATTTATTGGGGTAGCAAACTCATTTATTGAGTTAATCCCAGGACACTTTTTCTTAGATAAAGTATCTGCAATTATAAAAGATGAAATCAAAAAAAATGGATGTGTTCCATTTGAATTTAATACTATTGGTGTAGATGACGGTATTGCAATGGGTCATGACGGGATGTTATTCTCGTTACCTTCAAGAGAACTAATTGCAAACTCTATTGAAACTGTAATGAATGCACACAAATTAGATGCAATGATTGCAATTCCAAACTGTGACAAAATTGTTCCAGGTATGATTATGGGTGCATTAAGAGTAGATGTTCCTACTGTATTCGTATCAGGTGGACCAATGCAAAAAGGTCACACAAAAGACGGTGTTCCAATTGACTTAGCAACTGCTTTTGAAGCTGTTGGTCAACATGAAGCTGGTGAAATGTCTGATGAAGACTTAAAAGATATCGAGTGTAATGCATGTCCAAGTGGTGGTTCATGTTCTGGTATGTTTACTGCAAACTCTATGAATACATTAATGGAAGCTATGGGTATTGCTCTTCCAGGAAATGGAACAATCTTAGCTTTAACTCCTGAGAGAGAAGTATTATATAGACAAGCTGCTAGAAGAATTTGTGAAATTGCTAAAGATGAACAAGCAAGAGAAAAATTCAAATTAAGAAATATTCTTAATGAAAATGCAGTAAGAAATGCATTTGCTGTTGATATGGCAATGGGTGGTTCTTCAAACACTGTATTACATATGTTAGCAATCGCAAGAGAAGCAGATGTAAACTTTAACTTAGAAGATATTAATAAAATCTCTAAAAGAGTTTCTCATATTGCTAAAATTTCTCCATCTTTATCTACTGTTCACATGGAAGATATTAATAAAGCTGGTGGTGTAAACGCAGTAATGAAAGAGATGAGTAAAAGAGGCGATGATATTTTACTTGATAACTTAACTATTATGGGTGAATCAACTTTAGAAAAAATTGCTGACGCTTATATTAAAGATACAAATATTATTCATACTATTGATAATCCATATTCTGATGTTGGTGGATTAGCTATTTTATATGGTAACCTAGCTGAGCAAGGTGCTGTAATTAAAACTGCTGGTATCACAGGTGCAAGAGCACTTTCTGGTAAAGCTGTATGTTTTGATGGACAAGCTGAAGCTATTGCTGGAATCATTGGTGGTAAAGTTACTCACGGTGATGTTGTAGTAATTAGATATGAAGGTCCAAGAGGTGGTCCAGGTATGCAAGAGATGCTTGCACCTACTTCATTAATCATGGGTATGGGTATGGGTGACACTGTTGCTCTTATTACTGATGGTAGATTCTCTGGAGCTACAAGAGGTGCTTCAATTGGTCACGTATCACCTGAAGCTGCTGAAGGTGGAATGATCGGATTATTAGAAGATGGAGATATTATTAACATTGATGTTGATGCATATTTATTATCTGTAGATTTATCTGATGAAGAAATAGCTAAAAGAAAAGCAAACTTCACTCCTATTAAAAAACCACTAAACTCAAAGTGGTTAGGACAATATAGAGCACTAGTTACGAATGCAAGTTCAGGTGCTGTTTTAAAAACTGACTTATAA